The proteins below come from a single Terriglobales bacterium genomic window:
- a CDS encoding M13 family metallopeptidase: MRIARLFVALLLCSSPMWAQDSAPKKEAPAETPLKALPYIPSLDLSAMDRSVNPCADFYKFSCGGWEKKNPIPGDQAAWSVYGKLNDDNFRFLWGILEDAARPDARRTKVETQIGDFFAACMDESAIDKRGAAPLQPTLDAIAKISSKEQIAGVLAREHMSGGAGMFNFFSEQDAKDSTQYIAAVYQGGLGLPDRDYYVKDDGKFPEIRDKYLEHVQKMFELIGDSPEKARAGAETVMAIETALAKASLTRVERRDPYKNYHKLKVEELEQTAPSFAWRTYFAGSGLPGLKDLNVQHPAFVAELESQLKTRSLDDWKTYLRWHAARSHAQLLSQPFRDENFAFYRRYLRGVEQPPPRWKTCVRRVDEDLGEALGQVYVERAFSPQLKADALDMVKRIQTQMAARLKNLAWMSEETKQQALRKLHTMVNKIGYPDKWRDYSSVRVERDDYFGNVERATLFESKRQLDRIGKPLDRGEWFMTPPTVNAYYNPQMNDINFAAGVLQPPLYDPRMDDAPNYGNTGATIGHELIHGFDDEGRQFDAEGNLKDWWTQEDDKKFRERAACVIDQYSQYVIVDDIKINGNLTAGEDIADLAGVILAWEAWKEKTKGQKLEARDGFTPEQRFFIGYAQWDCNNERDENKRVNAVTNPHSPGVYRINGVVVNMPEFGQAFACKAGDPMVKPPDKVCRIW, translated from the coding sequence GACTCCGCGCCGAAAAAGGAAGCCCCGGCGGAGACTCCGCTGAAGGCGCTGCCCTACATCCCCAGCCTCGACCTTTCCGCCATGGATCGCAGTGTGAACCCGTGCGCGGACTTCTACAAGTTCTCCTGCGGCGGCTGGGAGAAGAAGAATCCCATTCCGGGCGACCAGGCCGCGTGGAGCGTCTACGGCAAGCTGAACGACGACAACTTCCGCTTCCTGTGGGGCATCCTCGAAGACGCCGCCAGGCCCGATGCCAGGCGCACGAAAGTGGAAACGCAGATCGGCGATTTCTTCGCCGCTTGCATGGATGAGAGCGCCATCGACAAGCGGGGCGCGGCGCCGCTCCAGCCCACGCTGGACGCCATCGCGAAGATCTCGTCGAAAGAGCAGATCGCCGGCGTGCTGGCCCGCGAGCACATGAGCGGTGGCGCGGGCATGTTCAATTTCTTCTCCGAGCAGGACGCCAAGGATTCCACGCAGTACATCGCTGCGGTGTACCAGGGCGGACTCGGATTGCCCGACCGGGACTACTACGTCAAAGATGACGGCAAGTTCCCGGAGATCCGCGACAAATACCTCGAGCACGTGCAGAAGATGTTCGAGCTGATCGGCGACTCGCCGGAGAAAGCCAGGGCCGGAGCGGAAACGGTGATGGCCATCGAGACGGCGCTGGCGAAGGCGTCGCTCACGCGGGTGGAGCGCCGCGACCCGTACAAGAACTATCACAAGCTCAAGGTCGAAGAGCTGGAACAAACCGCACCCAGCTTCGCCTGGCGGACTTACTTCGCGGGCTCGGGCCTTCCCGGATTGAAGGATCTGAACGTGCAACACCCGGCGTTCGTCGCCGAACTGGAGAGCCAGCTCAAAACGCGCAGCCTGGACGACTGGAAGACGTATCTGCGCTGGCACGCCGCGCGCAGCCATGCGCAGTTGCTCTCCCAGCCGTTTCGCGACGAGAACTTCGCCTTCTACCGGCGGTATCTGCGCGGGGTCGAGCAGCCGCCGCCGCGATGGAAGACCTGTGTGCGCCGGGTGGACGAGGACCTGGGCGAAGCCCTGGGACAGGTGTACGTCGAGCGCGCCTTCAGTCCGCAGCTCAAGGCGGACGCGCTGGATATGGTGAAGCGCATTCAAACACAGATGGCGGCGCGCCTGAAGAACCTCGCGTGGATGAGCGAGGAGACGAAGCAGCAGGCGCTGCGCAAGCTGCATACCATGGTCAACAAGATCGGCTATCCGGACAAGTGGCGCGACTACAGTTCGGTGCGCGTGGAGCGCGACGATTATTTCGGCAACGTGGAGCGCGCCACGCTCTTTGAGAGCAAGCGGCAGCTCGATCGCATCGGGAAGCCCCTCGACCGCGGCGAATGGTTCATGACGCCGCCCACGGTCAACGCCTACTACAACCCGCAGATGAACGACATCAACTTCGCCGCGGGCGTGCTGCAGCCGCCCCTCTACGACCCCAGGATGGATGACGCGCCCAACTACGGCAACACCGGCGCCACCATCGGGCACGAGCTGATCCACGGCTTCGACGACGAAGGCCGCCAGTTCGACGCCGAAGGCAACCTGAAGGATTGGTGGACCCAGGAAGACGACAAGAAGTTCCGCGAGCGGGCGGCCTGCGTCATCGATCAGTACTCGCAGTACGTGATCGTGGACGACATCAAGATCAATGGCAACCTGACCGCAGGCGAAGACATCGCCGACCTGGCGGGCGTCATCCTGGCTTGGGAAGCGTGGAAGGAGAAGACCAAGGGCCAGAAACTCGAAGCCCGCGACGGCTTCACGCCCGAACAGCGCTTCTTCATCGGCTACGCGCAATGGGACTGCAACAACGAGCGCGACGAGAACAAGCGCGTCAACGCGGTCACCAATCCGCACTCGCCGGGGGTGTATCGCATCAACGGCGTGGTGGTGAACATGCCGGAGTTCGGCCAGGCCTTCGCCTGCAAGGCCGGCGATCCCATGGTCAAACCGCCGGACAAGGTGTGCAGGATCTGGTGA
- a CDS encoding aminotransferase class V-fold PLP-dependent enzyme, whose protein sequence is MRDPLAPATDFPGLAGITYLNSASISVTPKPVMDEMQTFERQIASSGTVSFDDAAEARVYDGARASVARLLHATPDDIAIMTSATECLGQIAWWLKPGKGKNVVSADIDFPSVTYPWLRVAKDSGCEVRLVKAQENPESFGIDAIARLVDKNTAALCISHVQYATGHRLDPVQLADLAHAHGALLVLDTTQSSGVIPLEVRKAKFDFVLSSAYKWLCGPGGAAFCYMHPDVWRKFDPPFVGWHSTKVTFAFDATAIDLAEAARRMEYATVAYGAGLGMAAAIDYLCDLGIERIERHDLALAALLMEGVERMGARLVTPREDAQRAGIVAARFPQRPAAEIVAALRERGIVCAARLGAVRLAPHVFNGEEDVARCLEELARIV, encoded by the coding sequence ATGAGAGACCCGCTGGCTCCCGCCACCGACTTCCCGGGCTTGGCTGGCATCACCTATCTCAACTCGGCTTCCATCTCCGTCACCCCCAAGCCGGTGATGGACGAGATGCAAACCTTCGAGCGCCAAATCGCGAGTTCGGGCACGGTCAGCTTCGACGATGCCGCCGAAGCCCGGGTCTATGACGGCGCGCGCGCGTCGGTGGCCCGGCTGCTCCACGCCACACCGGACGACATCGCCATCATGACCAGCGCCACCGAGTGCCTGGGGCAGATCGCCTGGTGGCTGAAGCCGGGAAAAGGGAAGAACGTAGTCTCCGCCGATATCGACTTCCCCAGCGTGACCTATCCCTGGCTGCGAGTGGCGAAAGACAGCGGGTGCGAAGTCCGCCTGGTGAAAGCTCAGGAAAATCCCGAATCGTTCGGTATCGACGCCATCGCGCGCCTGGTGGACAAGAACACGGCCGCCCTCTGCATCAGCCACGTGCAGTACGCCACCGGGCATCGCCTGGACCCGGTGCAACTCGCCGATCTGGCCCACGCCCACGGCGCGCTCCTGGTGCTGGACACCACGCAGTCTTCCGGCGTGATTCCGCTCGAGGTGCGCAAAGCGAAGTTCGACTTCGTGCTGTCCAGCGCCTACAAGTGGCTGTGCGGACCCGGGGGCGCGGCTTTCTGCTACATGCATCCGGACGTCTGGCGCAAGTTCGACCCGCCGTTTGTGGGCTGGCACTCGACCAAAGTGACGTTCGCCTTCGACGCCACCGCCATCGACCTGGCCGAGGCTGCCCGCCGCATGGAGTACGCCACCGTGGCCTACGGCGCCGGCCTGGGCATGGCCGCGGCCATCGATTACCTGTGTGACCTCGGAATCGAGCGCATCGAGCGGCACGACCTCGCGCTGGCGGCCCTGTTGATGGAGGGCGTGGAACGGATGGGGGCGCGCCTGGTGACGCCGCGTGAAGATGCCCAGCGAGCGGGCATCGTCGCCGCGCGTTTCCCGCAGCGGCCCGCTGCCGAGATCGTGGCCGCCCTGCGCGAGCGCGGCATCGTCTGCGCTGCGCGCCTGGGCGCCGTGCGCCTCGCCCCGCACGTGTTCAACGGCGAGGAGGATGTGGCGAGGTGTCTGGAAGAGCTGGCGAGGATTGTCTAA
- a CDS encoding CDP-alcohol phosphatidyltransferase family protein, whose protein sequence is MESPSPKAARRPLKSRQAAWAKTLASWLTRAGVRPNHISLLSILFAAAAAAALYCGRDAEASPRIALFFAAAAGIQLRLLCNLLDGMVAVEGGMKTKTGELYNDIPDRIADALIFVAAGYSLTWPGYGPELGWTAALLAVMTAYVRVLGGSVGVTQYFIGPAAKQQRMAILTGACLLGIAETALARPPRILAIALAVIIAGEIVTLVRRVARIARDMEAR, encoded by the coding sequence ATGGAATCGCCCAGTCCCAAGGCCGCCCGCCGCCCGCTGAAATCGCGACAGGCGGCGTGGGCCAAGACGCTGGCGTCGTGGCTGACGCGCGCTGGCGTCCGGCCCAATCACATTTCGCTGCTCAGCATCTTGTTTGCCGCCGCCGCGGCTGCGGCCCTGTACTGCGGACGCGATGCCGAAGCCTCGCCGCGCATAGCGTTGTTCTTCGCCGCCGCCGCAGGCATCCAACTGCGCCTGTTGTGCAACCTGCTGGACGGCATGGTGGCGGTCGAAGGCGGCATGAAGACCAAGACCGGCGAGCTGTACAACGACATCCCAGACCGCATCGCTGACGCGCTCATCTTCGTGGCCGCCGGCTACTCGCTCACCTGGCCCGGGTATGGCCCGGAGCTGGGCTGGACCGCCGCCCTGCTGGCGGTGATGACCGCCTACGTGCGCGTGCTCGGAGGCTCCGTCGGGGTGACGCAGTACTTCATCGGGCCGGCGGCCAAACAGCAGCGCATGGCCATCCTGACCGGCGCGTGCCTGCTTGGGATTGCGGAGACGGCACTCGCCCGGCCGCCGCGCATCCTTGCCATCGCGCTGGCGGTCATCATCGCCGGAGAGATCGTCACCCTGGTCCGGCGTGTGGCACGCATCGCACGCGATATGGAAGCGCGGTGA